The following are from one region of the Methanospirillum hungatei genome:
- a CDS encoding class I SAM-dependent methyltransferase, which produces MTDWAKVWTEQYEAGSRFKQVGDCASLWESKERALEFLNMSRENPERIEQVLSRLPITNSSRILDIGAGPGTLAIPFAERALHVTAVEPSPGMVAVMEDLAREKNLSNLTIVQKRWEDINPELDLTGLFDIIIASYSLGMPDINTAIDKMNMVSNGQIWLFWFAGTTPWEQHMERLWPKIHNDSYQHGPKADVLYNVLYQKGIYPNMTVHEMKYKKKYSSLDHMISDMRKQVGCSEKYDPLIRSYISDKIRIDGDSIMESGDTIRVCLWWDSKQFPKV; this is translated from the coding sequence ATGACAGACTGGGCAAAAGTATGGACAGAACAATATGAAGCAGGGAGTCGGTTTAAACAAGTCGGTGATTGTGCATCTCTCTGGGAATCAAAAGAACGAGCTCTTGAATTTCTAAATATGTCCAGAGAGAATCCTGAACGAATTGAACAGGTATTATCCCGACTTCCGATTACGAATTCCAGCAGGATTCTTGATATCGGAGCAGGTCCTGGAACACTTGCGATTCCATTCGCAGAACGGGCTCTACACGTCACTGCGGTAGAGCCATCTCCTGGAATGGTTGCAGTAATGGAAGATCTAGCTCGAGAAAAAAACCTATCCAACCTGACCATTGTGCAGAAACGATGGGAAGATATCAATCCTGAATTAGACCTGACCGGACTATTTGACATTATTATTGCATCATATTCACTTGGAATGCCAGACATCAATACAGCGATTGATAAGATGAATATGGTATCAAACGGGCAGATTTGGCTTTTCTGGTTTGCGGGAACAACACCCTGGGAACAACACATGGAGCGGTTATGGCCAAAAATCCACAATGACTCATACCAACACGGACCTAAAGCGGATGTATTATATAATGTCCTCTACCAGAAGGGAATTTACCCGAATATGACCGTGCATGAGATGAAATATAAAAAAAAGTACTCATCACTTGACCACATGATTTCAGATATGAGAAAGCAGGTAGGGTGCTCAGAAAAATATGATCCTCTCATCAGGTCTTATATTTCTGATAAAATCAGAATCGATGGAGATTCAATCATGGAGAGCGGTGATACAATCCGGGTATGCCTGTGGTGGGATTCGAAACAGTTTCCCAAAGTATGA
- a CDS encoding FecCD family ABC transporter permease, with protein sequence MHVADGEVPADYLGYVRVKFLWIMFGVILLFILFILSISVGAVAIPPYDVLMTLLGQNVNHKYDAIIWNIRLPQAITAIVAGVGLSVAGVTMQSILRNPLGSPFTLGISNAGAFGAAVSVIFFGAGKIQSTIANPITINNPYVTTISAFIFCMIATAIILLISRIRGASPEVMVLTGVALSSLFTAGTMFLQYFASDTQLAAVVFWTFGDVSRAGWSELALMTVIVVLSCIYFLCNRWNYNAIDAGNETAKGLGVNVERIRLFGMTLSALVTAVLVAFLGVIGFVGLVCPHMVRRIIGDDQRYLIPGSCVMGGVLLLASDTVARLIVAPYVLPVAVLTAFMGAPVFIYLIIRGYKR encoded by the coding sequence ATGCATGTCGCTGATGGAGAAGTCCCTGCGGATTACCTTGGATATGTCCGGGTAAAATTCCTATGGATTATGTTTGGAGTTATACTTTTATTCATCCTGTTTATCCTTTCAATATCAGTGGGTGCGGTCGCCATCCCGCCTTATGATGTACTTATGACCCTGCTCGGTCAGAATGTAAATCACAAGTATGATGCCATAATCTGGAATATCCGACTCCCACAAGCAATTACGGCTATTGTTGCAGGAGTAGGACTTTCAGTTGCCGGCGTAACCATGCAATCCATTCTTCGTAATCCTCTTGGCTCTCCTTTTACCTTAGGTATCTCCAATGCGGGTGCATTTGGTGCTGCAGTCTCGGTTATTTTTTTTGGAGCAGGAAAAATACAGTCAACGATAGCAAATCCAATTACAATAAATAATCCTTATGTCACGACTATTTCGGCTTTTATCTTCTGCATGATTGCAACCGCAATAATTCTCCTGATATCACGGATCAGGGGTGCATCTCCGGAAGTAATGGTTCTCACTGGTGTTGCCCTTTCATCCCTGTTTACTGCCGGAACTATGTTTTTACAGTACTTTGCATCAGACACCCAACTCGCAGCAGTCGTCTTCTGGACTTTTGGTGATGTCAGCAGGGCAGGTTGGTCTGAACTTGCCCTGATGACTGTGATTGTTGTCCTTTCGTGTATCTATTTCCTCTGCAATCGATGGAACTACAATGCCATTGATGCTGGGAATGAAACTGCAAAGGGGCTAGGTGTGAATGTTGAACGGATAAGGTTATTTGGGATGACCCTTTCTGCACTAGTTACAGCCGTTCTCGTGGCATTTCTTGGAGTAATAGGATTTGTCGGTCTTGTTTGCCCCCATATGGTTAGAAGAATTATCGGGGATGATCAGCGGTATCTTATTCCCGGATCCTGTGTTATGGGGGGCGTTCTCCTTCTTGCTTCAGATACAGTTGCACGTCTTATCGTAGCTCCATACGTGCTTCCTGTGGCAGTTCTTACCGCATTTATGGGAGCACCGGTTTTCATTTACCTGATTATCAGGGGGTATAAACGATGA
- a CDS encoding ABC transporter substrate-binding protein, with the protein MRSNRKIVILISIVSILSLFCSISVLAEENTLRISTTNEVKSPAFIGDYTLGLFNHISNPPLMQMDQNGKLIGLLADHYEVSSDNTQWTFYIKENQFWSDGTPVTGDDVAFSIQMYGESVPNAGWIGETLTDTVVDGNKVTFTFNKPYTNLALEFTSYSILPKHIWESIENPNEYTSTGPYVGAGPFYLDNVDLNAGKVIFKRNPSWKGTSPAYDTVEISWFKNEDAAAKALESGNMDTYWKYASSYPYAAIDSIKSSGNFDVLEKPTSGMTFLGFNLKNEPLSDISFRDAISYAINYQEMVNIATLGYGKVPNRGFIPPAMDGYTSTPAMEYNPETAKKKLETAGFKDSDGNGIVEGKDGNDVILDLLIRNAYSREAELLKEYLEKVGIGVEIRSVEDNTWFELKDNFEYDLTLTRTTPWGMLMHANWATGYFDSRRTGQGVLHTVDDPVFLELCDNILSTTDQTLLSGYAQEVQNYYADNLPGIPLYWKNDITPYNKKITGWYSNPLYGIMNEFTLTSVKPVA; encoded by the coding sequence ATGAGATCTAATCGAAAGATAGTGATACTGATATCTATAGTCAGCATCCTTTCACTTTTTTGTTCCATATCTGTTCTGGCTGAAGAGAATACCCTACGAATTTCAACCACGAATGAAGTAAAATCACCGGCGTTTATTGGAGATTATACTCTTGGTCTCTTTAACCACATATCGAACCCGCCTCTTATGCAGATGGATCAGAATGGAAAACTCATTGGTCTTCTGGCGGATCATTATGAAGTATCATCTGATAACACACAATGGACATTTTACATAAAAGAAAATCAGTTTTGGAGTGATGGTACTCCGGTTACTGGTGATGATGTAGCATTTTCTATTCAGATGTATGGAGAAAGTGTACCAAATGCAGGATGGATTGGAGAAACCCTGACTGATACCGTAGTAGATGGAAACAAGGTTACATTCACCTTTAACAAACCGTACACAAATCTGGCTCTCGAATTCACATCATACAGCATTCTGCCCAAACATATCTGGGAATCTATTGAAAACCCGAATGAATACACCAGTACCGGTCCATATGTGGGTGCAGGGCCATTTTACCTGGATAACGTTGACCTGAATGCGGGAAAGGTAATTTTTAAGAGAAATCCCAGCTGGAAGGGAACATCTCCAGCATATGATACCGTGGAGATCAGCTGGTTTAAGAATGAAGATGCAGCAGCAAAAGCTCTTGAAAGTGGGAATATGGATACCTACTGGAAATATGCATCATCCTATCCTTATGCTGCAATTGATTCAATAAAATCCTCAGGGAACTTTGATGTCCTGGAAAAACCCACTTCTGGAATGACATTTTTAGGATTTAATCTGAAAAATGAACCATTATCAGACATATCATTCAGAGATGCTATAAGTTATGCCATTAATTATCAGGAAATGGTAAACATTGCAACCCTGGGATATGGAAAAGTTCCAAACCGTGGGTTCATTCCCCCGGCAATGGATGGTTATACTAGCACCCCTGCAATGGAATACAATCCGGAAACTGCAAAGAAAAAACTTGAAACAGCAGGGTTTAAAGATTCAGATGGGAATGGAATTGTCGAAGGAAAGGATGGAAACGATGTAATCCTGGATCTCTTAATCAGGAATGCTTACAGCCGGGAAGCTGAACTTCTGAAAGAATATCTAGAAAAAGTAGGAATTGGTGTTGAGATCCGCTCAGTGGAAGACAATACCTGGTTTGAATTAAAAGACAACTTTGAATATGACCTCACCCTGACCAGAACAACCCCCTGGGGTATGCTGATGCATGCGAACTGGGCAACCGGATACTTTGACAGCCGGAGAACCGGACAGGGAGTTCTTCATACTGTTGATGATCCGGTATTCCTAGAGCTCTGTGACAATATCCTGAGCACAACAGATCAGACCCTTTTAAGTGGATATGCACAAGAAGTCCAGAATTATTACGCAGATAACCTTCCAGGGATTCCACTCTACTGGAAGAATGACATTACCCCATACAACAAGAAGATCACCGGGTGGTATTCAAATCCACTCTATGGTATCATGAATGAATTTACCCTAACCAGTGTAAAACCTGTAGCCTGA
- a CDS encoding ABC transporter ATP-binding protein, which yields MILNVQELGFLYRNHDVLHDIAFEVNHGEIIAILGPNGVGKTTLLKCLNKILKAKKGQIYLDGSEIKSLDTLEIARRAGYVPQRVETGRLTAFDAVLLGRRPHISWDVSERDLRIVDAIFTRLSMDHLRLSYIDEMSGGELQKIAIARALVQEPRILLLDEPTSSLDLKNQVEILSTIVGIVREHGIAAVMTMHDLNQALRYADRFIFLKDGNVHFHGDFSEVTPAIIEDVYGLPVMMGTVGGVRCIVPGLQPMKAS from the coding sequence ATGATTCTGAATGTTCAGGAACTCGGATTTTTGTACCGGAATCATGATGTACTTCATGATATTGCATTTGAAGTAAATCATGGTGAAATTATTGCGATTCTCGGTCCAAACGGAGTTGGAAAAACCACACTACTCAAATGTCTAAATAAAATACTAAAAGCAAAAAAAGGTCAGATTTATTTAGACGGATCAGAGATTAAAAGCCTTGATACTCTAGAAATTGCACGAAGGGCAGGGTATGTCCCGCAGCGGGTTGAAACAGGGAGATTGACTGCTTTTGATGCAGTCCTTCTGGGCAGAAGACCACACATCTCCTGGGATGTCAGTGAACGGGATCTTCGAATAGTTGATGCCATTTTCACCCGTCTTTCCATGGATCATCTTCGTCTCTCTTATATTGATGAGATGAGCGGCGGGGAACTTCAAAAGATTGCTATTGCACGGGCTTTAGTCCAGGAACCACGCATTCTCCTTCTTGATGAGCCTACCAGTAGTCTTGATTTGAAGAACCAGGTGGAAATTTTGTCAACTATTGTTGGAATTGTCAGAGAACATGGAATTGCAGCCGTTATGACGATGCATGACCTGAATCAGGCATTACGATATGCAGATCGGTTTATCTTTTTAAAAGATGGAAATGTTCACTTTCATGGCGATTTCAGTGAGGTTACACCTGCAATAATCGAAGATGTGTATGGACTTCCAGTCATGATGGGGACGGTTGGAGGAGTAAGGTGTATTGTGCCCGGCCTTCAACCTATGAAGGCATCCTGA